One window of Nostoc sp. C052 genomic DNA carries:
- a CDS encoding serine/threonine-protein kinase encodes MSYCLSPTCPNPENLVYSQRCQSCGSQLLLRDRYQVIKPLGQGGFGATFLANDQGLPGEPSCVIKQLRPSGSAPHVLQMARELFEREARTLGKIGNHPQVPRLLDYFEDHEQFYLVQEYISGDTLQEEVKINGILSETGVKQFLSEILPLLQYIHEQKVIHRDIKPANLIRRTQDARMVLIDFGAVKNQISQGTTNPSGQTALTAYAIGTPGFAPPEQMAMRPVYASDIYALGVTCIFLLTSKTPKDLDYNPNTGEMIWEHLVQVSDHLSNVLRKMLDVSVRNRYQSAADVLRALEIEPYLDSLAKGLLIKSESGSRDRTHNENSAVLCNNPSATSTGVAQVAAAIRARRAKTAEAGGLHQGSGMAKSTTFASNSNGSQAQNSKVERKLDTQGLLTAYLKGRRDFALHNLSLLNLQGADLSQTNFHSAQLQKTNLQGANLHNSDFGRASLTRANLKDANLSKAYFNHADLEGADLRGADLSNAYLSNANLRGANLCGANLTSAKISDEQLALAKTNWMTVRPNGKRGLL; translated from the coding sequence ATGAGCTACTGCTTAAGTCCGACCTGTCCCAATCCAGAAAATTTGGTATATAGCCAAAGGTGTCAGTCTTGTGGCTCGCAACTTCTGTTGCGCGATCGCTATCAGGTGATCAAACCATTAGGTCAGGGTGGCTTTGGAGCAACCTTCTTAGCCAATGACCAAGGCTTACCAGGAGAACCGAGCTGCGTAATCAAACAATTACGCCCATCAGGAAGCGCCCCACACGTTTTACAGATGGCCAGAGAACTCTTTGAGCGAGAAGCTAGAACTCTAGGTAAGATTGGCAATCATCCCCAAGTACCAAGATTATTAGACTATTTTGAAGATCATGAACAATTTTACTTAGTTCAAGAATATATCAGTGGCGATACCTTGCAAGAGGAGGTCAAAATTAACGGCATCTTGAGTGAAACAGGAGTCAAGCAATTTTTGAGCGAGATTTTGCCACTGTTGCAATACATCCACGAGCAAAAAGTGATTCACCGTGATATCAAGCCAGCCAACTTAATTCGCCGCACTCAAGATGCCAGAATGGTACTGATAGACTTTGGTGCCGTCAAAAATCAAATCAGCCAAGGTACGACAAATCCATCAGGACAGACAGCATTAACTGCCTATGCTATTGGTACTCCTGGTTTTGCACCTCCAGAGCAAATGGCCATGCGTCCAGTCTACGCCAGTGATATTTATGCACTGGGGGTGACATGCATTTTTTTACTGACTAGCAAAACTCCTAAAGATTTAGATTACAATCCCAACACTGGCGAGATGATTTGGGAGCATCTTGTGCAAGTGAGCGATCACTTGAGCAATGTATTGCGAAAAATGTTAGATGTATCTGTACGTAATCGCTATCAGTCAGCAGCAGATGTTCTACGAGCATTGGAAATAGAACCATACTTAGATAGTTTAGCCAAAGGTTTACTGATTAAATCTGAAAGTGGATCTAGAGATCGAACACATAACGAAAATTCTGCTGTTTTATGTAACAATCCTTCTGCTACAAGTACTGGAGTGGCACAAGTAGCGGCGGCAATTCGTGCAAGACGAGCCAAGACAGCAGAAGCAGGGGGATTACACCAGGGTTCTGGGATGGCTAAATCAACAACTTTCGCTAGCAACAGCAATGGTTCACAAGCTCAAAATTCTAAAGTTGAGCGGAAATTAGATACCCAAGGTTTGTTAACAGCCTATCTCAAAGGAAGGCGGGATTTTGCCTTACACAATTTAAGTTTGCTGAATCTGCAAGGTGCTGACTTATCCCAAACAAATTTCCATTCTGCTCAATTGCAAAAAACCAATCTTCAAGGGGCTAATCTCCACAATAGTGACTTTGGCAGAGCCAGTCTCACTCGAGCAAATCTTAAGGATGCTAATTTGAGCAAAGCATACTTTAACCATGCTGATTTAGAAGGGGCAGACCTGCGAGGCGCAGACCTCAGCAATGCTTATCTCAGTAATGCTAACCTCCGAGGAGCTAATCTGTGTGGTGCTAATCTCACCAGTGCCAAGATTTCTGATGAGCAGTTAGCACTAGCAAAAACAAATTGGATGACCGTGCGCCCCAATGGAAAACGAGGCTTGTTATGA
- a CDS encoding squalene/phytoene synthase family protein, translating into MNLRRDALQILKETSRTFYIPISLLPPGLQEAVASAYLCMRAIDEIEDHPELDNATKVKLLRTISLTLQAGVDGFALDAFFAGFSGYENSLEEVTLRIREWSLLAPDTIAPRIWDATAAMADRMAYWAERNWKIHTESDLDRYTFGVAGAVGLLLSDLWTWYDGTQTNRTQAIGFGRGLQAVNILRNHNEDLGRGVEFFPDGWSADNMQEYARRNLALAEAYIQDLPTGPALDFCQIPFTLANGTLDALANGKEKLSRSDVFALIEQLISVNMKAS; encoded by the coding sequence ATGAATTTACGTAGAGATGCATTGCAAATCCTCAAAGAAACTAGCCGAACTTTTTATATCCCAATTAGTCTTTTACCGCCAGGATTGCAAGAAGCAGTCGCATCAGCATATTTGTGTATGCGTGCCATTGATGAAATTGAAGATCATCCCGAATTAGATAACGCTACTAAAGTCAAGCTGTTAAGAACGATTAGTCTGACATTACAGGCAGGAGTTGATGGCTTTGCACTAGATGCTTTCTTTGCAGGATTTAGTGGGTATGAGAATTCATTAGAAGAAGTCACTTTGAGGATTAGAGAATGGTCACTGCTAGCACCAGACACCATTGCACCTCGAATTTGGGATGCCACTGCTGCAATGGCTGACCGGATGGCTTATTGGGCAGAAAGAAACTGGAAAATTCACACTGAATCTGATTTAGATCGTTATACCTTTGGGGTTGCAGGTGCAGTGGGATTGTTACTTTCAGATTTATGGACTTGGTATGATGGAACACAAACAAACCGTACCCAAGCCATTGGGTTTGGTCGAGGCTTACAAGCAGTCAATATCCTGCGTAACCATAATGAAGATTTGGGGCGTGGAGTAGAATTCTTCCCAGATGGTTGGAGTGCAGACAATATGCAGGAATATGCCCGGCGCAATCTAGCACTGGCAGAAGCTTACATTCAAGACCTTCCTACGGGCCCCGCCTTAGATTTTTGCCAAATTCCCTTCACCTTAGCTAACGGCACTCTTGACGCTCTTGCTAATGGTAAAGAGAAACTTAGCCGCAGTGATGTTTTTGCACTTATCGAACAGCTGATTAGTGTGAACATGAAAGCAAGCTAA
- the argS gene encoding arginine--tRNA ligase produces MNATQEKLKDRVEQAIVAAFGSDLAGVDPILVPASNPKFGDYQANVALSLSKKLGLQPRAIAGAIVEKLDVSEICEPPEIAGPGFINLKLKTAYLEAQLNAIQADPRLGVPAAKTPKREIVDFSSPNIAKEMHVGHLRSTIIGDAIARILEFQGHDVLRLNHVGDWGTQFGMLIAYLREVYPDALTTANALDIGDLVSFYRQAKLRFDADEAFQETARQEVVRLQAGAEDTLHAWKLLCEQSRREFQIIYELLDIKLIERGESFYNPLLASVVEDLDKSGLLVENQGAKCVFLEGFTNREGEPLPLIVQKSDGGYNYATTDLASLRYRIQQDEAKRIIYVTDAGQGNHFAQFFQVARKAGWIPDDVELVHIPFGLVLGEDGKKFKTRSGDTVRLRDLLDEAVSRSHTDLKTRLQKEERQETEDFINEVAQVVGISAVKYADLSQNRTSNYIFSYDKMLDLKGNTAPYMLYVYARIHGISRKGDINFKELGNNAVLLQHETELTLAKYLLQLDEVISSVEQDLLPNRLCEYLFELSQKFNQFYDRCPILQAEEPQRTSRLVLCDLTARTLKLGLSLLGIQVLERM; encoded by the coding sequence ATGAACGCTACACAAGAAAAACTCAAAGATCGGGTTGAGCAGGCAATAGTTGCGGCTTTTGGCTCTGACTTAGCTGGAGTAGATCCAATTTTGGTTCCTGCTAGCAATCCTAAATTTGGTGATTATCAGGCGAATGTGGCTTTATCCCTGAGTAAAAAGTTAGGATTGCAACCAAGAGCGATCGCAGGTGCAATTGTTGAGAAACTAGATGTATCCGAAATCTGTGAACCACCGGAAATCGCTGGGCCAGGATTTATCAATCTGAAACTGAAAACAGCATACTTAGAAGCACAACTAAACGCAATTCAAGCTGATCCCAGACTGGGAGTTCCAGCCGCAAAAACGCCGAAGCGGGAAATTGTAGATTTTTCCAGTCCGAATATTGCTAAAGAAATGCATGTCGGACACTTGCGTTCTACAATTATCGGTGATGCGATCGCCCGAATTTTAGAATTTCAAGGACACGATGTACTGCGGTTAAATCATGTAGGTGATTGGGGTACGCAGTTTGGCATGTTAATCGCCTATCTACGGGAAGTTTACCCAGATGCCCTTACAACCGCTAATGCTTTAGATATTGGTGATTTAGTCTCTTTTTACCGCCAAGCCAAATTGCGGTTTGATGCAGATGAAGCTTTTCAAGAGACTGCACGTCAAGAAGTTGTCAGGTTACAAGCAGGTGCAGAAGATACACTCCATGCTTGGAAACTGCTGTGCGAACAGTCGCGGCGAGAGTTTCAAATAATTTATGAGTTGCTGGATATCAAATTAATTGAACGCGGGGAATCTTTCTATAACCCTTTACTAGCTAGCGTTGTGGAAGATTTAGATAAATCTGGGTTACTGGTAGAAAACCAAGGGGCAAAATGCGTTTTTCTGGAAGGGTTTACCAATAGAGAAGGTGAACCTTTGCCGTTAATTGTGCAGAAATCAGATGGCGGTTATAACTATGCCACAACTGATTTAGCATCCCTGCGCTACCGAATTCAGCAAGATGAAGCAAAGCGGATAATTTATGTAACCGATGCTGGACAAGGAAACCATTTTGCCCAATTCTTTCAGGTAGCACGCAAAGCTGGATGGATTCCCGATGATGTGGAATTAGTGCATATTCCCTTTGGGCTGGTGTTAGGAGAAGATGGTAAAAAATTCAAAACTCGTTCTGGGGATACTGTGCGGTTACGGGATTTGTTAGATGAAGCTGTTTCTCGTTCACATACTGACTTAAAAACTAGATTACAAAAAGAAGAACGCCAAGAAACTGAAGACTTTATTAATGAAGTTGCTCAGGTAGTTGGAATCAGTGCAGTTAAGTATGCAGACTTAAGCCAAAATCGCACCAGTAATTACATCTTCAGCTACGACAAAATGCTGGATCTCAAAGGTAATACTGCGCCCTATATGCTGTATGTTTATGCGCGGATTCATGGGATTAGCCGCAAAGGTGATATTAACTTTAAAGAGTTGGGAAATAATGCCGTTTTGTTACAGCATGAAACAGAATTAACGCTAGCAAAATACTTACTTCAACTAGATGAAGTTATTAGTAGTGTAGAGCAAGACTTGCTGCCTAATCGTTTATGTGAGTATTTGTTTGAACTGAGTCAGAAGTTTAACCAATTCTATGATCGTTGTCCCATATTACAAGCCGAGGAGCCACAGAGGACATCCCGCTTGGTTTTATGTGATTTGACTGCTAGAACTCTGAAGTTGGGATTATCTCTGTTGGGAATTCAGGTATTGGAGAGGATGTAA
- a CDS encoding Uma2 family endonuclease → MVRTPSKNITLEEFLKLPETKPASEYIDGQIIQKPMAQGEHSTIQGELIITVNAVLKPQRVARAYPELRCTFGGRSIIPDVAVFTWERIPRKENGRVANLFSAAPDWTIEILSPDQRQTKVTKNILHCLNYETQMGWLIDPEEQTIFVYIRNQQPVMLDELDALIPVPDFASELRLTVGDLFGWLLE, encoded by the coding sequence ATGGTACGGACACCATCTAAAAATATAACTTTGGAGGAGTTTCTGAAGTTACCGGAAACTAAGCCTGCTAGTGAATATATTGATGGTCAAATTATTCAAAAACCAATGGCACAGGGAGAACATAGCACTATTCAAGGTGAACTGATTATTACTGTTAATGCTGTCTTGAAACCCCAAAGAGTTGCACGAGCATATCCTGAACTGCGGTGTACTTTTGGTGGCAGATCAATTATCCCGGATGTAGCGGTATTTACCTGGGAGAGAATACCTCGCAAAGAAAATGGCAGGGTAGCAAATTTATTTTCAGCCGCTCCTGATTGGACTATTGAGATTCTATCGCCTGACCAAAGACAAACGAAAGTTACAAAAAATATTTTACATTGCCTGAATTATGAGACACAAATGGGTTGGCTGATCGATCCAGAAGAACAAACAATATTTGTATATATTCGCAATCAACAGCCAGTTATGTTAGATGAACTAGATGCTTTAATTCCTGTACCAGATTTTGCAAGTGAGTTGAGGCTGACGGTGGGAGATTTATTTGGTTGGCTGTTGGAGTAA
- a CDS encoding cobalamin biosynthesis protein, with the protein MQQVLWVGIGCKRGTSWQLIDWAIEQVFRENQLFTGAIAGIATIDTKASEVGLIELCHLRNLPLKTFSAEILRSVCVPNPATITDHKVGTPSVAEAAAILAASQLTSLTIFTFTSVEELRVRFLVPKQIFQPQGQAGAVTLAVAQALNTTSITELH; encoded by the coding sequence GTGCAACAGGTTTTATGGGTAGGAATCGGTTGTAAACGGGGAACATCATGGCAGTTGATTGATTGGGCAATTGAGCAAGTGTTTCGAGAAAATCAACTTTTTACAGGTGCGATCGCAGGTATTGCTACCATTGACACTAAAGCCTCAGAAGTTGGCTTAATAGAACTTTGCCACCTCCGTAACTTGCCTCTAAAGACCTTTTCTGCCGAAATCCTTCGCTCTGTGTGTGTCCCCAATCCTGCCACAATTACTGACCACAAAGTAGGTACACCTAGCGTAGCAGAGGCAGCTGCTATTCTTGCAGCTTCTCAACTCACATCGTTGACTATTTTTACCTTTACAAGTGTGGAAGAGTTGCGAGTCAGGTTCTTAGTTCCCAAACAAATTTTCCAACCACAAGGGCAAGCAGGAGCGGTAACTTTAGCTGTTGCCCAAGCTTTAAATACTACTAGTATTACAGAACTTCACTAA
- a CDS encoding phage holin family protein has translation MQHFLLTWLGTAVALLITSRIVDGFIVNNFVVALVASVVIGLVNAFVRPILRLLTFPITLLTFGLFTFVINALTLWLASALTPGYGFEIKGFLPALLGSIVLAIVSSVINYFLRVVD, from the coding sequence ATGCAACACTTTTTATTAACTTGGCTCGGTACTGCGGTGGCGTTATTGATTACTTCTAGAATTGTTGATGGTTTTATTGTCAATAATTTTGTTGTCGCCCTTGTTGCATCTGTAGTTATTGGTCTTGTTAATGCGTTTGTCAGGCCTATTTTGCGTCTTTTGACGTTTCCAATTACCTTACTCACCTTTGGTTTATTTACATTTGTGATCAACGCTTTAACCCTTTGGCTGGCAAGTGCCCTAACTCCTGGTTATGGTTTTGAAATTAAAGGCTTTTTACCTGCTTTGTTAGGTTCAATTGTGCTAGCAATTGTTTCTAGCGTAATTAACTATTTTTTGAGAGTTGTTGACTAG
- a CDS encoding peptidoglycan-binding protein codes for MQSSLTESILSYLKLLDPTVNRFRMEKRQKGWWPKRSKSLLAIEILLFSTTPLLIASTAVVSIAAPQKIAQVNPGDSINRPILKIGSQGERVSELQAALKLLGFYSGAVDGTYSENTASAVARFKQAAGLNPDGIVDASTWQRLFPKEPTVASTVPSSQPRFNSATNFPVPTQASNLTNVANPNPPKKAVTQVATRPEPKPTTPKKAVTQVATSPEPRPATPRKATTSSTKKTPNRNTSTTQTQSNTTTKRTPGIQYTSEGLPILRIGLRGSEVVKLQQQLKKLGFLKGDADGDFGVTTETAVKAAQTRYGLEADGVVGGSTWEVLLRR; via the coding sequence ATGCAAAGCAGCCTGACAGAAAGTATTTTGAGTTACTTAAAATTACTAGACCCAACTGTAAATCGCTTTAGAATGGAAAAACGGCAAAAGGGTTGGTGGCCAAAGAGGTCTAAATCTTTATTGGCCATTGAAATACTCTTGTTCTCTACTACGCCTCTGTTGATTGCCTCAACGGCTGTAGTATCAATAGCAGCACCACAAAAAATTGCTCAAGTAAATCCTGGAGATAGCATTAACCGCCCTATTCTCAAAATTGGTAGCCAAGGCGAACGCGTATCTGAACTTCAGGCAGCTCTGAAACTTTTGGGTTTTTACTCTGGTGCCGTAGACGGTACATATAGTGAGAATACAGCTAGTGCTGTTGCCCGATTTAAACAAGCCGCCGGTTTGAATCCAGATGGTATTGTTGATGCCAGCACTTGGCAACGACTTTTTCCAAAAGAACCGACAGTAGCATCAACCGTCCCCTCATCCCAGCCAAGATTTAACTCAGCTACAAATTTTCCTGTTCCAACCCAGGCTAGCAACCTCACCAACGTTGCAAATCCCAACCCCCCAAAAAAAGCTGTAACACAAGTTGCAACTCGCCCTGAACCCAAACCTACTACCCCAAAAAAAGCTGTAACACAAGTTGCAACCAGCCCTGAGCCAAGACCTGCTACCCCAAGAAAAGCTACAACTTCCAGCACAAAGAAAACGCCAAATCGTAATACATCAACCACTCAAACTCAGTCAAACACAACTACGAAGCGAACCCCTGGTATTCAATACACCTCAGAAGGATTGCCAATTTTGCGTATAGGATTACGTGGTTCTGAAGTTGTGAAGTTGCAACAACAACTGAAAAAGCTTGGTTTCTTGAAAGGCGATGCCGATGGAGACTTTGGCGTGACAACGGAGACAGCTGTGAAAGCTGCACAAACGCGCTATGGATTAGAAGCTGACGGTGTAGTTGGTGGCTCTACCTGGGAGGTTCTTTTGCGGCGTTAA